Sequence from the Lysobacter solisilvae genome:
CGCTGTCCTCCTTCTGCGCATAGTGGGTGAACAACGCCACTTCACGGCCGAGCTCGGGCAGGTCGTAGAAGGTGCTCATCGGCGCCTCCAGCTCATAGCCCACGCCGTTGACGTCGACGACCAGCCAGGGCGGCTGCTTGTGGACGATGATGCCTTTCAGGCGACCAATCATTTGCGACCCCAGGCCTGCGTGGTGCTGATCCCCAGCCGCTGCGCGGTGGAGCGTACGTGGGCATGGGTGATGGCGACGGCGAGCGCGTCGGCCGCGTCGGCCTGCAGCTTGCCCTGCAGCCCCAGCATCATGCCCACCATGTGCTGGATCTGGGCCTTGTCCGCGCCGCCGGTGCCGACCACGGCCAGCTTGACCTCCTTGGCGGCGTACTCGTGCACGGGCAGGTCGCGCAGCACCGCCGCGCACAGGGCCGCGCCGCGGGCCTGGCCCAGCTTCAGCGCCGAATCGGGGTTGCGTGCCATGAACACCTTCTCGATGGCGACCTCGTCGGGCCGGTAGGTGTCGAGGATCTCGCCCAGCTGGTCGAGCAGCCGGCGCAGGCGCTGCGGGAACTCGCCCTCGCCCAGCAGCAGCAGCGGCGCGTGGAACACGTGGCGCGGCCGTCCCGTGGTGTCGACGTCGACGATGCCCACGCCCGTGCGCTGCGAGCCGGGATCGATGCCCAGGATGCGGGTCATGGAACCAACTGGACGACGGCAATGCGGGCTGGGAATGGATGCACGACGATGGCCGGGGACGGATTGCGCCGTGCCCATGCGCGGTCTGGCCCGCGGCCATGGCGGTCACCGGCGACCGGGAACGCCCGTTCCGGCCGCCCGATCCCCGCCTCCCGCGCCTGGCTACGCATACGCGTCTTCGCCGAGATCGGCATTCGAATACACGTTCTGCACATCGTCCATGTCTTCCAGCCAGCGCAGCAGCTTGACCACCTGCTGCGCGGTGTCGCCGCTGACGGCGACGTCGTTGTCGGCGCGCAGGGTCACTTCACTGAGCTCCGGCGCCAGGCCAGCGGCTTCCATCGCCGCCTTGACCGCGTTGAAGGCATCGGGCGAGGTGATCACGTCGATCGCGCCGTCTTCCGGGTAGACGACGATGTCGTCGGCGCCCGATTCGATGGCCGCTTCGGTGATCTTCTCCTCGTCCGCGCCGGGCGAATACGAGAGCACGCCCAGCTTGCGGAACATGAAGGCCACCGAGCCATCGGTGCCCAGGTTTCCGCCGAACTTGCCGAAGGCATGGCGCACGTCGGCCACGGTGCGGACCTTGTTGTCGGTCAGGCAATCGACGATGACGGCCACGCCGCCGGGCGCGTAGCCCTCGTAGCGGATTTCCTCGTAGACCACGCCTTCCAGTTCGCCGGTCGCCTTCTTGATGGCGCGCTCGATCACGTCCTTGGACATGTTCACGCCCAGGGCCTTGTCCACCGCCGTGCGCAGGCGCGGATTGCCCGACGGATCGCCGCCACCGGCGCGCGCCGCCACGCTGATCTCGCGGATGATCTTGGTGAAGATCTTCCCGCGCTGGGCGTCCACCGCGTTCTTGCGGGCTTCGATGGAAGGGCCACGACCCATGGATGATTCCGTGCGTGATCTGGAAGGGATGGTTATTTTAGCCCGGGAACGCGGCGCGATCGGGCAGCGATGAAATCGGGCCTCGCCGCGGCACCCGCCGATGGACAGCGCCCAGGCCGCGAGGCGTGCACCGGGCCCTGCGCGACCACGCGCGTCGGTGGCCCTGCTTTCATTTGACCCGGATCAGCGACCCGGCCCGTCGCGCCCGGCCTGGGCCGGCCCCGGTGGGGCCTGCGCGGCGTGGAACGTCCCGTGCTGCAGGAACGCGGACGCCAGCGCCGCCACCTCGGGAGAAAACAGCATGCCGCTGTGGCTGGCGTGCACCACGGCGTGGTCGGCGATCCCGGGCAGGCGCGTCTCCTCGACCGAGACCGAGCCATCGTGCTCGCCCTGGAAGGTGCCGAACAGATGACCCAGGCCCACCGGTGAGGTGCCGGCGATCACGCCCACCTGCGCACGTCCGCTCCATTGCCCGAATCCGCCTTCCAGCAGCGTCGCGGCCCGGCCCAGCGTCACCGCCGACCACGCATGGCGTCGCATGCCCTGCGCCGCACCGCTGCCACGCAGCGGCGAACCCAGGCACAACAGCCGCTCCACCGGCAGTTGCGGGTGCTGGACCAGCGCCTGCATCGCCACCAGGCCGCCCAGGCTGTGGGCGACGACGTGGCAGGGTTCGCGCGCCAGCGTGTCCACGAGCGAGGGCAGCGCCTGGTCGGGCCCCTGCGCGACGCCGTAGTAGCCGAACGTCTCGCACTGGAAACCCGCTTCAGACAACCGCGCGGCCAGCCAGCGCATCACCACGCCGGGCATCCAGATGCCGTGCAGCAGGACGACGCGGCGGATCATGCGGTGCGCGCGTCGCGCCGGTAGATGAACTCGTGGTCGCGCTGCTGGCCGACGATGAACTCGTACTCGCCGGCCTTTTCGAATCCGTAACGGCCATAGAAGCGCTGTGCGCCGAAGTTCTCCGACCACACGCTGATCCAGATCGTGCGCGGACCCTCGCGTTCCAGCCACTCCAGGGCCTGCTCGAACAGGCGGGCACCGGTGCCTGAGCCCTGGCAATCCGCGCGCAGGTACAGACGCTTGAGCTCACCATCCCCTGGCTTCACGTCCGCATGCGGCAGCCCGCTGGGCCCGGCCAATGCATAGCCGATCGCCTCGCCCGCCGTGTCGTGCGCGAGCCACAGCGCGTAGGCCGCGTCGCCGAGCAGCTTCGCGTAGGCCTGCGGGGTGTGTGACTGCTCCAGGAAAGCCTGCAGGTCTTCCTGCGAATACAGGTGGCCGAAGCTTTCCACGAAGGTGCGCGCGCCCAGCGTCGCGAGCGCGTCGGCATCGGCGGGCACCGCGCGGCGGACGACATGCATGGCTCAGGCGCCCTCTTCGTCCGCTTCTTCGTCTTCTTCGCCTTCCTCGTCTTCTTCCTCGTCCGAGTCGTCCTCTTCGGATTCCTCGTACTCCTCGTCGGACTCGTCTTCGTCCTCTTCGTATTCGTAGTCGCCTTCGCCGAAGTCCTCGCCGTCCCAGCGGCCTTCGCCATCCGGGACGAAGGCCAGCGACTGGGCGGCACCGGCCGTCACGCGTACCAGCCAGCCGCCGAACACGCGGGCGCGCTGGGTGGTGAGCGCGTCTGCCGCGCCCTCATTGGCGAGTGTTTCCCACTGCAATGCGAATGCTGTTTCGGTCATGGCGGTCATTCTTTGGAGGAAACCTTGGGGCGCACCTGCACGTGCACTTCGGCCAACTGCGCTTCCGGCACCGGCGAAGGCGCGCCGGTCATCAGGCACTGCGCGGTGGTGGTCTTCGGGAAGGCGATGACGTCGCGAATGGATTCGGTGCCCGCCATCAGCGCGGCGATGCGGTCGATGCCGAAGGCGATGCCGCCGTGCGGCGGCGCGCCGTACTTGAGCGCGTCCAGCAGGAAGCCGAACTTGCCTTCCGCCTCCTCCGCACCGATGCCCAGCAGTTCGAACACCGCCGACTGCATCTGCGAGTTGTGGATGCGGATGGACCCGCCACCGATCTCGTTGCCATTGAGCACCATGTCGTAGCCGCGCGACACGGCGGTCCTGGCATTGGCGCGCAGGTCCTCGATCGAATCCACGGCCGGCGCGGTGAAGGGATGGTGCAGCGCCACGTAGCGGCCTTCCTCTTCGTCCCACTCGAACATCGGGAAGTCGGTGACCCACAGCGGCGCCCAGGCGTCGGCAACCAGGCCCAGGTCGCGGCCCAGCTTCAGGCGCAGCGCGCCCATGAAGTCGGAAGCCGACTTGTACGTCGCCGCACCGAAGAAAATCGCGTCGCCCGTGGTGGCGCCGGTGGCCTGGACGATGGCGGCCAGGGTGGCGTCGTCGAGGAACTTGGCGATCGGCGAGTTGAGGCCCTCGCGGCCGCGGGCCGCGTCTTCGATCTTCATCCAGGCCAGGCCCTTGGCGCCGAACTTGGCCGCGTGCGCGGCATAGTCGTCGATCTGCTTGCGCGAGAACACGCCGCCGCCGGGTGCACGCAGGGCGACCACCCGGCCGTCCTCGTGGTTGGCCCAGTCGGTGAAGACCTTGAATTCGCAGGACTTCACCAGCCCGGCGACGTCGGTCAATTCCATCGGATTGCGCAGGTCGGGCTTGTCCGAGCCGAAGCGGCGCATGGCCTCCTCGTAGGTCATGCGCGGGAAGCTTGCGGCCAGTTCCACGCCCATCACGTCACGGAACACCGCGCGGATCATGTCCTCCACGGTGTCCTGGACGTCGCGCTCGGTCACCCACGCGAACTCCATGTCGAGCTGGGTGAACTCGAGCTGGCGGTCGGCGCGCAGCGCCTCGTCGCGGAAGCAGCGCGCGATCTGGTAGTAGCGGTCGAAGCCGGCCATCATCAGGATCTGCTTGAACAGCTGCGGCGACTGCGGCAGGGCGTAGAACTCCCCGGGGTGCATGCGGGCCGGCACCAGGAAGTCGCGCGCGCCCTCGGGCGTGGCCTTGGTCAGGATCGGCGTTTCGATGTCCTGGAAGTCGCGTTCGTCGAGGTAACGGCGCAGCGCCGCGACCAGCTTGGTGCGCGTGCGCATCTTGCGCTGCATGTCGGGCGTGCGCAGGTCCAGGTAGCGGTAGCGCAGGCGGATGTCCTCGCCCGGATTCTCGTGCGCGTGGAACGGCAGCGGCTGGGCCTTGTTGAGCAGTTCGATCCTGGTGGCGACGATCTCCACCTGGCCGGTGCGGATCTTGTCGTTGACGCTCTGCCGGCGACGCACCACGCCGGTCACGCGCAGGCAGTCCTCGTAACCGACATGGGCGGCGGCGGCGACGACCCCGGCGTTGCCGGCGGTGTTCTCATCGGGTTCAGCCACGATCTGCACGATGCCCTCATGGTCGCGAAGATCGATGAAACACAGACCACCAAGGTTGCGGGCGACGTCGGCCCAGCCACAGAGGGTGACGGTCTGACCGACCAGGGCCTCGTTGATGAGGCCGCAGAAATGGGTGCGCATGAAAGCTCCGGGAAGTGCGTTCGGTCCGGCCAGAGGGGCCGGGCCAGGTTGCATCCGGCCGCTGGCCGGGAACACGGCATTTTAACGGCAGTGGCGGGTTACTGGTGCCCGGGCGTTGCCCGGGGCTGGTCCGGAACATCGACATCGACGGGGGAACCATGAAAAACCTGTACAAGCCGCTCCTGGCGGCCCTGTGCCTGATCGCCCTGGCCGCGCCCGCTGCGGCACAGGTCAGGCCGAAGGCCTACGCGCCGGAAAACCTCCACAGCCTCCCGATTCCCGACCAGGAACGGGTCATCGCCCTGGAATACGAGGAGCAGTCCGGGGGGCAGCGCATTCCCGACGATCAGATGCGCTTCTACCTCGACCAGGTGAACCGTTCGAACTGGGGCTTCAGCCGGATCAAGACCGACATCGCCCAGTCTCTGGGTGGCGTCGAGGGATCGGACCCCGGCGCGTCCATGCGCTGCGAAAGCACCGACAACCGCCGCCGCACCTGCACCACGCCCTGGCGCGGCCGTTCCCGCCTGGTCAGCCAGCTGTCGGGCTCCTCCTGCATCGAGAACCGCAGCTGGACCGCGGGCTATGGCGAAGTGACCGTCTGGAACGGCTGCCGCGCGCAGT
This genomic interval carries:
- a CDS encoding GNAT family N-acetyltransferase yields the protein MHVVRRAVPADADALATLGARTFVESFGHLYSQEDLQAFLEQSHTPQAYAKLLGDAAYALWLAHDTAGEAIGYALAGPSGLPHADVKPGDGELKRLYLRADCQGSGTGARLFEQALEWLEREGPRTIWISVWSENFGAQRFYGRYGFEKAGEYEFIVGQQRDHEFIYRRDARTA
- a CDS encoding DNA primase, with the protein product MTETAFALQWETLANEGAADALTTQRARVFGGWLVRVTAGAAQSLAFVPDGEGRWDGEDFGEGDYEYEEDEDESDEEYEESEEDDSDEEEDEEGEEDEEADEEGA
- the aspS gene encoding aspartate--tRNA ligase, whose amino-acid sequence is MRTHFCGLINEALVGQTVTLCGWADVARNLGGLCFIDLRDHEGIVQIVAEPDENTAGNAGVVAAAAHVGYEDCLRVTGVVRRRQSVNDKIRTGQVEIVATRIELLNKAQPLPFHAHENPGEDIRLRYRYLDLRTPDMQRKMRTRTKLVAALRRYLDERDFQDIETPILTKATPEGARDFLVPARMHPGEFYALPQSPQLFKQILMMAGFDRYYQIARCFRDEALRADRQLEFTQLDMEFAWVTERDVQDTVEDMIRAVFRDVMGVELAASFPRMTYEEAMRRFGSDKPDLRNPMELTDVAGLVKSCEFKVFTDWANHEDGRVVALRAPGGGVFSRKQIDDYAAHAAKFGAKGLAWMKIEDAARGREGLNSPIAKFLDDATLAAIVQATGATTGDAIFFGAATYKSASDFMGALRLKLGRDLGLVADAWAPLWVTDFPMFEWDEEEGRYVALHHPFTAPAVDSIEDLRANARTAVSRGYDMVLNGNEIGGGSIRIHNSQMQSAVFELLGIGAEEAEGKFGFLLDALKYGAPPHGGIAFGIDRIAALMAGTESIRDVIAFPKTTTAQCLMTGAPSPVPEAQLAEVHVQVRPKVSSKE
- a CDS encoding alpha/beta fold hydrolase yields the protein MIRRVVLLHGIWMPGVVMRWLAARLSEAGFQCETFGYYGVAQGPDQALPSLVDTLAREPCHVVAHSLGGLVAMQALVQHPQLPVERLLCLGSPLRGSGAAQGMRRHAWSAVTLGRAATLLEGGFGQWSGRAQVGVIAGTSPVGLGHLFGTFQGEHDGSVSVEETRLPGIADHAVVHASHSGMLFSPEVAALASAFLQHGTFHAAQAPPGPAQAGRDGPGR
- a CDS encoding YebC/PmpR family DNA-binding transcriptional regulator; the protein is MGRGPSIEARKNAVDAQRGKIFTKIIREISVAARAGGGDPSGNPRLRTAVDKALGVNMSKDVIERAIKKATGELEGVVYEEIRYEGYAPGGVAVIVDCLTDNKVRTVADVRHAFGKFGGNLGTDGSVAFMFRKLGVLSYSPGADEEKITEAAIESGADDIVVYPEDGAIDVITSPDAFNAVKAAMEAAGLAPELSEVTLRADNDVAVSGDTAQQVVKLLRWLEDMDDVQNVYSNADLGEDAYA
- the ruvC gene encoding crossover junction endodeoxyribonuclease RuvC — encoded protein: MTRILGIDPGSQRTGVGIVDVDTTGRPRHVFHAPLLLLGEGEFPQRLRRLLDQLGEILDTYRPDEVAIEKVFMARNPDSALKLGQARGAALCAAVLRDLPVHEYAAKEVKLAVVGTGGADKAQIQHMVGMMLGLQGKLQADAADALAVAITHAHVRSTAQRLGISTTQAWGRK